A genomic window from Buteo buteo chromosome 13, bButBut1.hap1.1, whole genome shotgun sequence includes:
- the LOC142038549 gene encoding E3 ubiquitin-protein ligase RNF212B-like, with protein sequence MDWFQYNRCLCQEGARFAVTRCGHVLRTACRGAGPCPVCATNYCYLPISDKVCLQEKLFFKSPADMALKHLIHNTQLSPGWRGGSR encoded by the exons atggaCTGGTTCCAGTACAACCGCTGCTTATGCCAAGAGGGAGCCCGCTTTGCCGTCACCAGGTGCGGCCACGTCCTCCGCACAGCGTGCAGGGGCGCAG GTCCGTGCCCTGTCTGCGCCACCAACTACTGCTACCTCCCCATCTCTGACAAG gTGTGCCTGCAGGAGAAGCTCTTCTTCAAGAGCCCGGCTGACATGGCCCTCAAGCATTTGATCCACAACACCCAg CTCTCCCCTGGCTGGCGAGGGGGCAGCAGGTGA